The genomic stretch AAGTCCGCGCTGTTGACCGCCATGATCGCCACGTGGTCGCCTTTCTCGACCCCGAGGCCCTGGAACGCGTTCGCCAGCTTGCACACCTGCCGGTACATCTCCGCGTAGGTGAGCCGCTTCCCGCCCCCGTTGCCGTCGAAATCGACCAGCGCCTCCCGGTCGGGGACGACCGACGACGTGATCTGCAAGAACTCAATCGTGTTCATTCAGACTCCCGGTGAAAAACGTAGGGACACCCTTGTGGCCGCCGATTCTACCCGAACCTGCCATCCCGGGCGAACCGGCGGCCGCTCGCCCCGTCCCCCGCGCGTTTCCCCGCCCTTGACAGCCCCGGCCGGCTTCTGCACCATCCCGCCAGCATTCTGGCCGTATGGCCAAACTGCCAGGGGAGCCGACCATGTCCGCCGATGCCGGGTCCACCCCAACCTCCCGCCCCGCCTGGTGGAGCCGCCAGTACATCGAACCGTTCACCCTCGACGACGACGAACTCTGGCGCATCGTCCGCGAATCCACCCGCGCCGCCGTCGCCTGGGTCACCAAATCCTGCGAACCCGTCGTCGCCCAGATGTCCTGCTGCTGGTACGACGGCCACATCTGGATCACCTCCACCCCCAACCGCGACAAATACCGCGCGCTGCGCCGCAACCCCGCCATCTCCCTCTCCATCTTCGACCCCAACGACTGGTTCAAGCAGGTCACCATCCGCGGCCGCGTCACCTTTTTCGACGACCGCGACTCCGTCCGCCGCTTCATCCACGAACTGATCACCGCCGGGGGCCGCCGCACCGTCCCGCCCGATGTCTACCAGCGCGAATTCGAACGCTTCGATAGCCCCGAGCGCGCCGTCATGCGTGTCGATATCGAACGGATCCGCAGCTACGACGGCCGAAAGATGTGGAAAACCGAAGTCGAAGGGCTCGACCCCTGGAGCGCTGACGCGTAGCCGAGGCCCCGGGCGGACGCTAGCATGTGCCCGCCATGTTCCACGTCCTCTTCTATGACTACGTCCCCGATATCCTCGAGCGGCGCGAGCCCCACCGCCCGACCCACCTCGCGCTCGCCCGCGAGTACCACGAGGCCGGCCGCCTCCGCCTCGCCGGCGCCGTTGGTGAGCCGGTCCACGGGGCCATGCTCGTCTTCACCGACCCCGAGTCCGCCGCCGAGTTCGTCCTGCGCGACCCTTACGTCCTGAACGGTCTCGTCACCGCCCACCGCATCGAACCCTGGCACGTCGTCATCGGCCTTTGAGGCCCGCACTCCCGCGCCCGCTGAACGCATCCTGCAGGGCATCGACCAGCAGGTTCAGGCTCAGGACAATGCAGCTCAGCGCCGCTGCCGGGCCGAGCAGGTACACCGGGCTCTCGCGCAGGTACTGGCGCGACGCATTGATCATGCCACCGAGAGACGGCGCCGGCGCCTGCACCCCCAGCCCGAGAAAGCTGAGCGCCGACTCGATGAAGAGCGCCACCGCCAGCATCAGTGCGAGGTGCGTCAGGAGCGGGTCCCACGCGTTCCGCGCCACGTGGTTCAGCCCAATCCTCAGCCGGCTCGCCCCCAGTGCCTGCGCCGCCAGCACGTACTCCCGCGTCATCTCCGACCGCGCCTGGGCCCGCGCGAGCCGCGCGAACGACGGGATGACGAAGAGAAAGAGTGTCACGCCCACGCCCCAGCGGCCCGGCCCGGTGATCGCCAGCACTGCCAGCGCGATGAGCAGCCCCGGGAACGCCAGCCACGCATCGATGACCCGCATCAGCAGCCCGTCAACCAGCCGCCCGAGCACCCCCGCCGCCAGGCCCAGCGCCGTGCCGGCGATCGCCCCCGGGACGACAGCGAGCAGGATCGTCACCAGCGACGACCGCAACCCCGCGAACGTCCGCGCGGCCACATCGCGCCGCAGTTCGTCCGTGCCGAACGGGTGCGTCCACCCCGGACCCAGCAGCCGGCCGTCTGCTGTCTGCGCCACCGGGTCCGGCAGCAGAACCGCCGCCAGCGCCGTCGCCCCCGCGAGCATCACCAAAAGAACTCCCGCTGCCAGCACCCGCCGATCGCGGCGCAGCGCTCTCGCTGCTCGCCCGCTCACTGCCGCAGCCTCGGGTCGGCGAGCGCCGCCGCCAGGTCGGCCGCCAGGTTCACGAGGACATACGCCGCAGCAAACACAACAACCACCCCCTGCACGAGTGGGATATCCCGCTGGCGCACGGCGGTCACCGCGAGGTAGCCGATCCCCGGCCGGGTGAACACCTGCTCGATGACCAGCGCCCCGGTCAGCAGATTCCCCACCTGCAGCGCCGCCACCGTCAGGACGGGCACCAGCGCCGGCCGCAGGCAGTGCCGCACCAGGATCCTCGGCTCCGGCAGCCCCCGCGCCCGCGCCGCCCGGATGTACTCCTGCTGGAGCACGGCCGCAACGCTCCCGCGCGTGAACCGGGCCAGTACCGCGCCCATCGAAAGCGCCAGGGTCCCTGCAGGGAGCACCAGCGTCCGCAGCCCGCCGATCGGGTCGCTCAGCACCGGCACCCGGCCCGAAGCCGGCAACCACCCCAGCTCAATCGCAAAAACCCAGAGCAGCACCGTCGCCACCACAAAACCGGGCACCGAAAGCGCCAGCGACACCGCCGCCGAAACCCAGCCGTCCAGCCGCCCGCCCGCTGCGGCCTGGAGCGTCCCGAGCCCGATCCCGACCGTGATCCCCGCGGCAGCTGCAGCCGCTGCCAGCTCTACGGTCGGCCCGAGCGCCCCGCGGATTAGCTCCCGCACCGGCATCCCCCGCGAGAGCGACGTCCCCAGGTCGCCCCGGAGCAGCCCCGCGAGCCAATCGCCGTACCGCACCAGGAGCGGCCGGTCGAGCCCCAGCTCTTGCCGGATCTCCGCCACCCGCTGGGGAGTCGCATCCTCGCCGGCCAGCAGCTCGGCCGGATCGCCGGGCACCAGCTCCAGCGTTACGAAGACCAGCAGCGTCGCCAGCACCAGCAGCGGAATGCTCGCCAGCAGCCGCCGGATGACGAAAACCGCCATCGT from Tepidiforma thermophila encodes the following:
- a CDS encoding YciI family protein; the protein is MFHVLFYDYVPDILERREPHRPTHLALAREYHEAGRLRLAGAVGEPVHGAMLVFTDPESAAEFVLRDPYVLNGLVTAHRIEPWHVVIGL
- a CDS encoding pyridoxamine 5'-phosphate oxidase family protein, producing MAKLPGEPTMSADAGSTPTSRPAWWSRQYIEPFTLDDDELWRIVRESTRAAVAWVTKSCEPVVAQMSCCWYDGHIWITSTPNRDKYRALRRNPAISLSIFDPNDWFKQVTIRGRVTFFDDRDSVRRFIHELITAGGRRTVPPDVYQREFERFDSPERAVMRVDIERIRSYDGRKMWKTEVEGLDPWSADA
- a CDS encoding ABC transporter permease codes for the protein MAVFVIRRLLASIPLLVLATLLVFVTLELVPGDPAELLAGEDATPQRVAEIRQELGLDRPLLVRYGDWLAGLLRGDLGTSLSRGMPVRELIRGALGPTVELAAAAAAAGITVGIGLGTLQAAAGGRLDGWVSAAVSLALSVPGFVVATVLLWVFAIELGWLPASGRVPVLSDPIGGLRTLVLPAGTLALSMGAVLARFTRGSVAAVLQQEYIRAARARGLPEPRILVRHCLRPALVPVLTVAALQVGNLLTGALVIEQVFTRPGIGYLAVTAVRQRDIPLVQGVVVVFAAAYVLVNLAADLAAALADPRLRQ
- a CDS encoding ABC transporter permease; protein product: MSGRAARALRRDRRVLAAGVLLVMLAGATALAAVLLPDPVAQTADGRLLGPGWTHPFGTDELRRDVAARTFAGLRSSLVTILLAVVPGAIAGTALGLAAGVLGRLVDGLLMRVIDAWLAFPGLLIALAVLAITGPGRWGVGVTLFLFVIPSFARLARAQARSEMTREYVLAAQALGASRLRIGLNHVARNAWDPLLTHLALMLAVALFIESALSFLGLGVQAPAPSLGGMINASRQYLRESPVYLLGPAAALSCIVLSLNLLVDALQDAFSGRGSAGLKGR